The region CTGGGATTGCACCGCGCGGTTCAGAGTCCCGAACGCCCCCGCCCGGGCCAGAGCGGTGCGAAACTGGTCACGGTCGACGATCTCGCCCGCGCTGCCCACGCTCGCGAGCAGCATCGCGGCCAGTTCGGACCGCCCGCTCAAGCTGCCTTGCAGTTCGGCCACGGCCTGTCGGGCGGCCGAGAGCGCGCGGCCCAGAGCCGCTGAACGGTCCGCCGGCGCTTGCAGCAGGATCAGCTTGAAAACGCCCTCGAACGTCTTGGCCACGGCGGTGTCTTCCGGCGACAGGGTCACCTGCGCCCCCAGGTTCCCCGCCGGATCCTGGGTCAGGGCATAGGGCAGCGCGGACCGGGTCGGTCCCGCAGGCGCCGCCGTCACGGGCGCCAGCAGGGTCACGAAGGTGCGGCCATCGAGGGAGGCCACCAGCTTGATCACCTGGTCCGGGGCCAGTGGTGGCAGCTCTAGATCAAACGCGCCCGCGTCGTCGCTGAACAGTGCCTGGCCGGCCTGCAAGCGCAAGCTGGGCGCCTCGTTCCACGGTTTGGCGACCAGCGCCGCGCCCGTGGCCAGGTCGAACAGGGTCAGGCGCGCCCGCGCCACGGCAGTCTTGCCGATGCGCACCTGCCCGGTCAGACGCAGCCGCTGCGCCAATGGCAAGGCCGTGGACGATGCGGCGGGCAGGCTTGTGGCAGCGGCCCCAGGCAGCGGTTCGGCCGGGGCTCGCGACGGGTCAGCCGCGGCGGGCGGCGCCGCTGAGGCGGCGGCCGGCAGGGCGGGCGTCGTTGGCGACGTCACGGCCGGCAGCGCACAGCTGGCCAGGAGCTGTCCGAGGGCGGTGACGCCGAGGGCATGTTGGCGCAGTGACAAGATTCTCACCCTTTCGACGCAGCCCATTCAGGCAGTAAACTTCGACAGGATCGGGGAAGTTGGGCAAGGCGTCAAGACGCCTCGTGGGAGGTCCCACCTGCTGGGGGTAGCGCGTGATGGGCGATCGCCTCCTGCACGGCCGCCTGCACCCAGGCCACCACGCCGTCGGCGGTCACGGGGCCCGTGATCCAGCAGGTCAGCGCTGGCCCTGAGGGGGCCAGCAAGGGAATTCCGGCTTCCGCCAGAGGAATGGCCGTGCCATCGCAGGCCCCCAGGAGGACAGCCAACACCTGGCGGGAGGCCGCGTCCGAAGCCAGCGGCCCGGCCACCACCAGCACGTCGAAGCGCGCCAGCGGCAGGCCGGTCTCCAGCACGCTCGCGTCCTCCACGGCCAGCACCATGGCCGTGACCTCCGGAGCCGCCAGCAGCACGGTCGCGCCCTCGCACCCGCGCATCGGTGACGCGGGGGACGGGGGAGCGACCAAGGCGTCACCGATGTAGACGCCGCCGGCCTGCACGCGACCGACGGTGTGGCCCGCGGCCGTGAGAGCGGCGGCGATCGTCGGCACGTGAGTGTCGCTCACCCCCTGCCCCACCACCACGACCACCGGAATCCGGCCGTTACCGGGCACCAGCGCCCTCAGCACCGAGGCGTGAAGGCGGTCGTTGGTGGCCGTGCCGAGTTCCGGTTGTCCGTTGACCTCGCAGATGGCCGCGCCGACCTCCAGCCACGAGCGCGCGATATCCGGAATCAACAGGTCCACCCCGGCCAGATCCAGCCGCAGCGCCGCTGCGGCCCGGATGGCCAGCCGGCGGTTGTCCGGGTGTACCCGGTCCATCACGGGCAGGGGCATCCCGCCGCGGGTGATGTTCGCCGCACGACGCAGGCGCACGAAGCCCCCGGCCGGCGGCACGCTGGCGGGCGTCAACCCCGCCTCATCCAGCAGTTCCAGCGCCTCGGCATCCAGCTGCAGCCAGGCCATCGGTCGGTGCGGCCCATCCCCGCGACGCGGATCCCGGTTGAGCGCCTCGACCAGTTCCTGCACACGCTGGCGGCCATCCCCCGTGACGCCCCCGGCCTGCCGCTCGATCGCCCAGAGCAACTCACCTTGAAAGACCGTCAGGCGATAGTCGCGGCCTGCCGCGTGCTGCTCGACCAGCACGCGCGCCGAGTGGTGAGCAGCCGCCTCGAAGGCCGCGCGGACGGCCGCCGGGGTCATCAGGCCCGCCGCCACTCCGACCCCGCCGTCGCGATCGGCCGGCTTGAGCACCACCGGATAGCCGAGCGCCGCCGCTGCCGCCACCGCCGCTTCCGGGTTCGCGACCAGCTGGTGCGCGGGGGCGGGCAGCCCCGCCCGGCGCAACGCCTGCGCCGCCTGGACCTTGTCGCGGGCCCACTCGGCCGCGATCACGGGGGTCTGGTCGGTGAAGCTGCTCTTGAGCAGCCGCGCCCGGGCGCCCTGACCGAACTGAAACACGCCCCCCGCCACGTGGTAGACCGGGATGCCGGCCGCGTGGGCGGCGGCCAGAAACGGCACCATGTTGGCCCCATGGGGCGCCATGGCGCGCAGGCGCGCCAGCAACGCGGGCAGCTCCGACAGGGTGGCCGCTTGCGTCCCAGCCGCGTCGACCTGGCTCAGCAAGTGAGCGACCCAGGCCAGGGCCACGGCGGTGGCCTCGGCCGTGCGTTCGTAGGCGGGCAGCAACAGCCACCAGGGTTCGCTAGCCGCCGGCGGCGGCGCGAGCAGCTGAGCGCGGCCGAACACGGGCAGCCCGGCCACCTGCAGGATCGCCCGGGTCCAGTGGCCCACCCAGGCGATCGCCGCGGCAGCCGGCTCCTCGCCCAGCTGGACCGGCAGGTCGGCCCCCGGCAGCCCGGCGGCAAGAGGATGATCCAGCGCCCTCAGCCGGGCCAGCGACGGCGGGGCGGAGACCCAGCGCAGCGGCGTAACCCAGGCCCGTTCCAGCATTCCGGCCAGGTAGCCGGGACTGAGGCCCGCGTCCCCCGCCGGCTGGAGTGGCTCAGGCGAGCTCGCGGACACGCGCAAGGCCCCCGAGCCGGCCAGGCCAACCGGCAAGCCGCACGGCGGTATTTCGGCGACGCGCGAGCCCCACTCAGACTCCCACGGGCTGCGCGGGCCGTTGCGTGCGGGTTCCCTCGCGCACGAGCTGCTGGATCGTGGCGATCGCCTCGGCCAGCGGCACGTCCCGCTTCTCCCCGCTGGCGCGCACGGCCAGCTCCACCTGGCCCTCGGCCAGGCCCTTGCCGCACGTCAGGCGGAAGGGGATGCCGATCAGCTCGGCGTCCTTGAACTTCACGCCGGCGCGCTCCTCCCGGTCATCCAGAATGACCTCGAGGCCCGCCGCGAGGGCAGCGTCGTAGAGCTGCTGGGCAGCGGCCGATTGGACCTCGTCCTTGTGGTTCACGGGCACGATCACCAGGTGGTAGGGCGCGATCGGCACGGGCCACTTGATGCCGTTCTCGTCGTGATGGGCCTCCACCGCCGCCTGCGCGGTGCGCGTGATACCGATGCCGTAGCAGCCCATCACGAAGGTTTTCTCCTCACCCTCCGGCGTGGTGTAGGTGGCTTGCATGCTGTCGCTGTACTTGGTGCCCAGCTTGAAGATGTTGCCCACCTCGATGCCGCGCGCCGCCTTGAGATGCCCGCCCGCGCAGCGTGCGCAGGCCTCCCCGACGGCGGCCGTGCGAACATCGACCCAGTCTTCGGGCTGCCAGTCCCGGGGGGCGTTCACCCCGGTGGCGTGAACATCCGGCTGGTTCAGGGCCATCACGAGGTTGGTCTGGCCCTCCAGCGAACGGTCGACCAGCACGCGGGCGACCTTCAGGCCGACCGGCCCCACGAAGCCCGGGACCACGCCGGCCAGGTTGCGCACCTCATCTTCCGTGGCCAGACGCAGCTGATTGGCATTCAACACGTTGCCCAGCTTGACCTCGTTGACCGACAGGTCGCCGCGAATCACCACCGCCACCAGGCTCTCATCGGCCATATAGACCAGGGTCTTCGCGATCCGCCGCGGTTCGCAGCCGAGATGGGCACAAAGCTGCTCGATCGTACGCGTCGCGGGCGTCGCCACCACCTGACGGTCAGTCGGCGCCCCGCCGGTGAAGGCCGACAGGCGCGACTCGGCGCGCTCGACGTTGGCCGCGTAGTCGCAGCTGTCGCAGTACAGCAGGGCGTTCTCGCCCGCATCGGTCTCGACCACCACCATGAACTCGTGCGCCGCCGACCCGCCGATCGCCCCCACGTCGGATTCCACCGGCCGGGTGTCGAGGCCGCAACGAGCGAAGATGCGGGTGTAGGCCTCCGCCATGTTGGTGTATTCGCGTTCGAGGCAGTCCGTCGTCTCGTGGAAGGAGTAGGCGTCTTTCATGATGAACTCACGCCCCCGCAGAAGACCAAAGCGCGGCCGGATCTCGTCGCGCACCTTGGTCTGGATCTGGTACAGGTTGATCGGAATCTGGCGGTAAGAGCGCACCGTGCCGCGCACGATGTCGGTGATGACTTCCTCGTGCGTCGGACCGAGCACCTCGTCGCGATCGTGGCGATTCTTGAACCGCACCAGCTCCTTGCCGTACTTCTGCCAGCGACCAGTCTCCATCCAGAGCTCGGCCGGGATCATGACCGGCATCAACAGTTCCTGGGCACCCGCGGCGTCCATCTCCTCGCGCACGATGCGCGAGACCTTCTGCACGACCCGGTTCATGAGCGGCAGGAGGTTGTAAACTCCCGGGCTCAGACGGCGGATGAAACCGGCCCGGGCGAGCAACTGGTGGGAGATGATTTCGGCATCGGCCGGCACCTCGCGGAGCGTGGGGGCCAGCAGCTTGGACATGCGCATGAGCGGGGGATTTCCTTCGTTCGAGGGAGACGGAGCCGACAGGCGACGATGGTCAAGCCGCGTGGGTACGGGGGCAGGACGGACGCGCCTGAGCGTCAGGCCCTTGATTTTATCATCCCCGGCGCAGCGCGGGGCAGCCAGCGAAGGCTGGTTCCGACTGAAGTGGCGCCACGCCGTTGCCGATAAACACACCAGCACGTTTTCACGTCACCGCGAGACCGACATCGCGCCTGACTAGAGACGGAAGGGCCGGTCCCATCGCAACGCCGCGACCGCTGGCCCGGCCAAGGAGGGTCGCCCCATGCAGGAACTGGAACCTGCCGAGCGTTTCGCGGCGATGAAAACCCCGGAGCCCAGCTACTGGGTGGCCGCCGGCTGTGTGGTGGGCTTGCTGGTCAGCCTCTATGCCGTGCGTCGCTTCGAGCGCCACTACGCCGAGACCTTCCCGCAAGCGAACGAAAAGCGGCAAAGTTGGCTTGATGCGCAGCGCTTGCTGCTGTGGTGCGTGGTCGGCTACTTCGCCTTCGTCTCGCTGTGGGTGGTGGTGCCCTTCGGCCTGAAGCTCATCATCACGCTGGTGACCCTGCCGCTGTGGGCCCAGGTGGGCCTGGCGCTGGTGATTGGTGTCGGCTATCTGCGTGGCTGGTTTCCAGGCTGGCGCTGGCGCGGGAAAAAAGGCGCAGAGGATGACGACTAGCGGCGACGCCCTCACCCCGGAATCAAGGGGCGCAAGGCCTCCAGGCCAGCGCTGAACGACCTCAGCGCGACGAGGGAAGCAGGGCCCGAGCGGCGCTCAAGCGCCCGCGTCCGGTTTCCGGGTCCATCCCGGGAGCACCGAGGTCGACGGCCGAATCAAGCAGACGCTGCCGCAGGTTCGCCGCGGTCCAGCGCGGTTCGGCCGACTTCAACAGGGCCGCCACGCCCGCCACGTGAGGCGTGGCCATGGACGTGCCTGACACTCGCGCGTACTGACGATCGGGGATGGTCGAGAGAATGTCGCTGCCGGGCGCCACCAGGGCCAGGTGACTGCCCGTGTTCGAGTAGCGGGCGCGCTCGTCCTTGACGGTGGTGGCACCGACCGCCAGCACGTCGGGCCAGGCGGCGGGATAAAATGGCTTGTCGCTGCCTTGATTGCCCATCCCGGCGACCACCAAGGCGCCCTTCCGCTGCGCGTGGCGCACCGCTTCGAGCAACACCTGGCTGGGCGTGTAGGTGCCCAGGCTGACCGAGATGATCGACGCCCCCTGGTCCGCCGCATAGACGAGGCCGGCCGCCACCTGGTCGTAGGTGCCCGACCCCTGGGCGGAGAGGACCTTCACGGGCAACAGCGTGACCTCCGGGGCCACGCCCACGACGCCGCCATTGCCGCGGTTGGCGGCCAGAATGCCCGCGCAGTGCGTGCCGTGAAAGTTATCGTCGAAGGCGTCGTCGTCCCCGTTGACGAAGTCCCGGCCCTTGCGGACGCGGCCGGTGAGGTCGGGATGGCGATCGTCGATGCCCGTGTCGACCACGGCCACCAGGGTTTCCTTGCGCCCGCTGGTGCGCTGCCAGGCCGTTTCCACCGCGAGCTTGTCGAGCGCCCATTGGGCCGGGCGCTGGTCGTCCCCAGCAGATGGCCCCACCAAGGCCGGTGGCGCAGGGACGGGGGCCGATTCCTCCAGCGTGACCTGGCCGACCGGTTCCAGCCAGCGCACCGCCGCGTCCCGCGTGAGCGCCCCGCGGGCAGCCTGAAGGTTGGGCAATCGCACGACGACCAGTTCCAGCGCGGGAACGGCACGCAGGGGGCGCAGCCCATGACGAGTCAGCGCCGCTTGGCGGGCCAGGGGATCCCGAAACGCGATGCAGTATTCGGACTCGCCCGATTGCGCGCGCATACCGGCACCGGGCGTTTGGCCTGGAACCGGAGCGGTGAAGGTCGCGCACCCGGCCAGGGTCACGACTCCGGCCAAAGAAGCGAGCAGATGGGACGAACGCAGCGGCACGTCTTCAGTGTCACACGGGGCTCCCGGATACACTGCCGATTTTAACCTTTCCTTAATCGAGAATACATCTACCGAATCCAGCTGGCTTGCTCAAGGTGAGCCGGGGGGCATCCTTCCGAGCATCTGGCCTGGCCGCTTTCCCCTCGCCCTGCAGCGCCATGCGAAGCAGCGGTTCCCCGCGCACCCGGCGCTGGGAACCGCTGTCTTCAACGTCTGCGAGCAGAGCTGTGAATCAGGCCGTGCGCAGCCAGACGTCCTCGCTCATGCGGGTCTTGCCGTTCTGCACGAAACTGGAGCGCATCAGATCTTCGCCCCGCGCATTCTTCTGCAGGTTCATCTGGGTGGAGAGTTCCGTGATGCCCTGCTCGGCCAGGCTCTTCAGCTCGCCGGCCTCGACCTTGGCGTCGCCATCGTCAACCCAGGTCTTCAGGCCTTCCAGTTCCTTGCCGGTCAGCTTGCCGTCCTGGTTGGCGTCGTGACGGGCCAGCTTGACGTAACCGTGGGCGTACTTCCCGCCTTCATCGCCGAAAAGGCGGGAGCCGTCGATCTCGCCCGAGCCCGCCGCGGCCTTGGAGACACCGCCGTCACGGTCGTCCACGAGCCAGCCGTCGCCCTGGCCGTCCATCCATTCGACCTTTTCCTTGACGCCGTCGGCGTTGAGGTCGAAGTCCACCGTCTTGCCCATGTGGGCGTCCTTACGGTCGCGCGCCGTGGAGTTGCCGGTGGTACCGATCTTGCCATCGTGATTGAGATCGAGCGCGACAGGGTCTCCCGTCATCATCTGCATCATCATCATCAAGGCTGCCGGGTCGGGACCAGGCGGCGGCGGCGGGGGAGGAGGCGTGTCTTCGATCTTCTTGTCATCCTCGATGCTGCCACCGAGATCGGATAGCGAGGCACCAGACTCCGTGGGGCCAGCTCCCCCCAGGGGATCGTCTGAGGGGGCACCAGACTCCGCGGTTTCCTCCGAAGTGGGCGAGTCAATCGTTTGCTCAGGCAAGCCTTCCTCCGGCGTGGGCCCGGCCCCGGCCGTGGGCTCCTCCCCAGCCGTCGCAGCGCCGCTCTTGGCGAACTGGCCGCGGACCTGCTGGTACACCGTCTGCTCGTCGGCGCTCATGGTGCCGTCGGCCAGGTAGGTCTGCATCATGTTGTCGAGGGCGCGCAACTCGTCGGCATCCAGGTTCACGTTGTCGATGTCCACCGCTGCGGGGGCGGGCTGTTCGGGCGCCAGGGCCGGGGCGGCGGCGGGAGGGGCCGCGGGAGCGGCCTCGGCGGTGGGTTCCGGGGCGACGTTGAGTCCTCCCAGCGTGGCGAAACCTGGGGGTGCAAAGGCGGCAGTGGGGAGCCTGAAGTCCATGGGTGCGTTCCTCCGATGAAGCTGCGATGTTTGCGAAGTATGGCCTTGATATCAGGCCCGTCGGCCGTCGCGATATCCTGGGTAACGAAAGACGCACAAACCTTTCACATGGATTTAAAATTAAGGGGTTCCCTTCCGTTTGGAGGCCCCTGCCCGTGACGCCGACCACCCTTCCTCTGCCCGATGACCTCAGCATCGCGGAGGGCACCGTGCTGGAGCCCATCTCGACGATCGCCGAGCGTCTCGGTATCCCGCCCCGGGCCCTGGAACCCTACGGGCATCACAAGGCCAAGCTCGACCTCGGCCTCCTGGATGAATGGCGGGATCGCCCGGACGGTCAGCTGATCCTGGTCACCGCCATCTCGCCCACGCCGGCCGGAG is a window of Candidatus Sericytochromatia bacterium DNA encoding:
- a CDS encoding S8 family peptidase, encoding MPLRSSHLLASLAGVVTLAGCATFTAPVPGQTPGAGMRAQSGESEYCIAFRDPLARQAALTRHGLRPLRAVPALELVVVRLPNLQAARGALTRDAAVRWLEPVGQVTLEESAPVPAPPALVGPSAGDDQRPAQWALDKLAVETAWQRTSGRKETLVAVVDTGIDDRHPDLTGRVRKGRDFVNGDDDAFDDNFHGTHCAGILAANRGNGGVVGVAPEVTLLPVKVLSAQGSGTYDQVAAGLVYAADQGASIISVSLGTYTPSQVLLEAVRHAQRKGALVVAGMGNQGSDKPFYPAAWPDVLAVGATTVKDERARYSNTGSHLALVAPGSDILSTIPDRQYARVSGTSMATPHVAGVAALLKSAEPRWTAANLRQRLLDSAVDLGAPGMDPETGRGRLSAARALLPSSR
- a CDS encoding acetate--CoA ligase family protein — its product is MSASSPEPLQPAGDAGLSPGYLAGMLERAWVTPLRWVSAPPSLARLRALDHPLAAGLPGADLPVQLGEEPAAAAIAWVGHWTRAILQVAGLPVFGRAQLLAPPPAASEPWWLLLPAYERTAEATAVALAWVAHLLSQVDAAGTQAATLSELPALLARLRAMAPHGANMVPFLAAAHAAGIPVYHVAGGVFQFGQGARARLLKSSFTDQTPVIAAEWARDKVQAAQALRRAGLPAPAHQLVANPEAAVAAAAALGYPVVLKPADRDGGVGVAAGLMTPAAVRAAFEAAAHHSARVLVEQHAAGRDYRLTVFQGELLWAIERQAGGVTGDGRQRVQELVEALNRDPRRGDGPHRPMAWLQLDAEALELLDEAGLTPASVPPAGGFVRLRRAANITRGGMPLPVMDRVHPDNRRLAIRAAAALRLDLAGVDLLIPDIARSWLEVGAAICEVNGQPELGTATNDRLHASVLRALVPGNGRIPVVVVVGQGVSDTHVPTIAAALTAAGHTVGRVQAGGVYIGDALVAPPSPASPMRGCEGATVLLAAPEVTAMVLAVEDASVLETGLPLARFDVLVVAGPLASDAASRQVLAVLLGACDGTAIPLAEAGIPLLAPSGPALTCWITGPVTADGVVAWVQAAVQEAIAHHALPPAGGTSHEAS
- a CDS encoding proline--tRNA ligase, which produces MRMSKLLAPTLREVPADAEIISHQLLARAGFIRRLSPGVYNLLPLMNRVVQKVSRIVREEMDAAGAQELLMPVMIPAELWMETGRWQKYGKELVRFKNRHDRDEVLGPTHEEVITDIVRGTVRSYRQIPINLYQIQTKVRDEIRPRFGLLRGREFIMKDAYSFHETTDCLEREYTNMAEAYTRIFARCGLDTRPVESDVGAIGGSAAHEFMVVVETDAGENALLYCDSCDYAANVERAESRLSAFTGGAPTDRQVVATPATRTIEQLCAHLGCEPRRIAKTLVYMADESLVAVVIRGDLSVNEVKLGNVLNANQLRLATEDEVRNLAGVVPGFVGPVGLKVARVLVDRSLEGQTNLVMALNQPDVHATGVNAPRDWQPEDWVDVRTAAVGEACARCAGGHLKAARGIEVGNIFKLGTKYSDSMQATYTTPEGEEKTFVMGCYGIGITRTAQAAVEAHHDENGIKWPVPIAPYHLVIVPVNHKDEVQSAAAQQLYDAALAAGLEVILDDREERAGVKFKDAELIGIPFRLTCGKGLAEGQVELAVRASGEKRDVPLAEAIATIQQLVREGTRTQRPAQPVGV